In a single window of the Candidatus Poribacteria bacterium genome:
- a CDS encoding UDP-glucose/GDP-mannose dehydrogenase family protein, translating to MKIAIIGTGYVGLTTAVVLAYLNHDVAAVDKDEGKLNLLHEGRSPIHEPGIQSLLEEVQHTIRFTPSVAEVVPEAELILIAVGTPPKKNGEADTQHVEQAAKEVACVCLPDRHYTLVVKSTVPIGTNQRVAEVVEAVFSERELRGNVSVASNPEFLQEGLALQGAFYPDRIVVGAHSDEAIDTLRRLYKPILEQTFDPPSEFPRPPSYHLPPMMTTDPNSAEMIKYAANTFLALKISFINEIAGLCEEVEADVTEVARGIGLDVRIGNRFLQAGLGWGGSCYPKDTAALLGVAAQSGYKMPITEAARTVNFRQRERVVEKLHTTLGPLNGKTIGILGLAFKPNTDDVREAPALDIVRELMAAGATVRAHDPIAIANARRALNENAETDNNKLFFMEDVYELSYDADALVLVTEWDFYHKLELRRLAKQMKTPILIDGRNVYSPEEARAAGFQYIGIGRA from the coding sequence ATGAAAATTGCAATTATCGGAACAGGATATGTCGGCTTGACCACGGCTGTGGTGCTTGCCTATCTCAATCATGATGTCGCCGCGGTCGACAAAGACGAGGGCAAACTCAACCTCTTGCACGAAGGAAGAAGTCCAATTCATGAACCCGGCATCCAAAGTCTTCTCGAAGAGGTGCAACACACGATCCGTTTTACGCCGAGTGTCGCTGAAGTGGTACCGGAAGCAGAACTGATTCTGATTGCCGTGGGGACACCACCGAAGAAGAACGGCGAAGCGGATACGCAACACGTGGAACAAGCAGCGAAGGAGGTCGCTTGCGTCTGTCTGCCTGATAGGCATTACACACTTGTTGTCAAATCTACTGTCCCGATAGGCACGAATCAACGTGTGGCTGAAGTTGTGGAGGCGGTATTCTCAGAACGCGAGCTTCGCGGAAATGTCTCTGTCGCTTCAAACCCGGAATTCTTGCAAGAAGGGCTGGCGTTGCAAGGGGCGTTCTATCCGGATCGGATCGTCGTCGGTGCACATAGCGATGAAGCAATTGATACTTTGCGTCGCCTTTATAAACCGATCCTCGAACAGACGTTTGACCCCCCGAGTGAGTTTCCACGTCCGCCTTCTTACCACCTACCACCCATGATGACAACGGATCCGAACAGTGCTGAGATGATTAAATACGCAGCGAACACATTCCTCGCCCTTAAAATTAGCTTTATCAATGAAATTGCTGGGCTTTGTGAGGAGGTCGAGGCAGACGTAACAGAAGTGGCTCGTGGTATCGGACTTGATGTACGTATTGGGAATCGGTTTCTCCAAGCGGGGCTTGGATGGGGCGGTAGTTGTTATCCCAAAGATACCGCCGCTTTGTTAGGGGTTGCCGCGCAATCTGGATATAAGATGCCGATTACAGAAGCGGCGCGCACCGTCAACTTTCGTCAACGGGAGCGTGTCGTTGAAAAGTTGCACACCACATTGGGTCCACTCAATGGCAAGACCATTGGTATCCTTGGACTTGCCTTCAAACCAAACACCGATGATGTTCGAGAAGCTCCCGCACTCGACATAGTCCGTGAACTGATGGCAGCAGGGGCGACGGTTCGTGCACACGATCCGATCGCTATCGCAAATGCACGTCGTGCTTTAAACGAGAACGCGGAAACCGACAACAACAAACTGTTTTTCATGGAAGATGTATACGAACTCTCTTATGATGCCGATGCTCTCGTGCTCGTTACCGAATGGGACTTCTACCACAAACTTGAGCTCCGTAGACTCGCCAAGCAGATGAAAACTCCGATCCTCATTGATGGACGCAACGTTTATTCCCCAGAAGAAGCGAGAGCGGCAGGTTTTCAATACATCGGGATCGGCAGAGCGTAA
- a CDS encoding DUF309 domain-containing protein, with amino-acid sequence MGDKQVKESTPFITPQGKIKNPEPFDVNWQRYCPQKPFPPYRHIPGVTPHPIRDPLGHSYGMEEEHDTERLPPKMWRQNEDYLYGVDLYNFAYWWEAHEAWEGLWHQAEDTYRLFLQGLIQVSAAFIKYHTRMLRPLRTLSTAGRDKLRQVVVECDDASGNYMGINLPAFLDTADAFFDAFFEDTVTEVTFRQDSVKPLILLQD; translated from the coding sequence ATAGGAGACAAGCAAGTGAAGGAGTCAACTCCGTTCATAACTCCGCAAGGGAAAATTAAAAATCCTGAGCCTTTTGATGTAAATTGGCAGCGGTATTGTCCACAGAAGCCGTTTCCGCCGTATCGTCATATACCGGGTGTCACACCGCATCCGATTCGCGATCCACTCGGACACAGTTACGGGATGGAAGAGGAACACGATACTGAACGCCTGCCGCCAAAGATGTGGAGACAAAACGAGGACTATCTCTACGGCGTGGATCTCTACAACTTTGCCTACTGGTGGGAGGCACATGAGGCGTGGGAAGGACTGTGGCACCAAGCAGAAGACACCTATCGTCTGTTCCTGCAAGGACTCATTCAGGTGTCAGCAGCCTTCATTAAGTATCATACACGGATGCTGCGTCCGCTACGCACGCTTTCCACTGCCGGACGTGATAAATTGCGACAAGTTGTGGTTGAATGTGATGACGCCTCGGGAAATTATATGGGCATCAACCTCCCAGCATTTTTGGACACCGCCGACGCGTTTTTTGATGCGTTTTTTGAGGATACCGTTACAGAAGTGACCTTTCGTCAGGACTCGGTGAAACCGCTAATACTGCTGCAAGATTAA
- the dgoD gene encoding galactonate dehydratase encodes MSLVSHDTLVWTEKTYSPSSVPATAMSANGRTLPETRISVLSGGNQFRTNIMKITGFETIPIQGRAMVLKMFTDDGIIGYGEPMNYEHWRVVAQAVDDMAEYLVGKDPLQIEDHWQAMYRSSYSRSMPILIGALSGIEMAMWDVFGKVTGMPVWKLLGGSVRNRIRVYTGIGGTTPEECAESAKKAVAAGFRAVKMGASPQPVRFVDTPKIIDTMVARVAAVRTAVGDEVDIAVDLHRRLIPTMAMILVKELESFRLLFAEEPCHPENNEPLLTLSQSTTVPIATGERHLTRWGFREIIEREMCAILQPDIRHCGGILELKKISSMAEIHNMAIAPHNAAGPIGVAASIHVMATVPNLLICEGGHRRGEGLFSTPLVFRDGFIELPAVPGLGVDMEDTAIEAIRDETFRLRGMFWHADDGAFADF; translated from the coding sequence ATGTCGCTGGTTTCCCACGACACATTAGTTTGGACGGAGAAGACATACTCACCTTCATCGGTTCCTGCTACGGCGATGTCAGCAAATGGGAGAACGCTACCGGAAACTCGCATTTCTGTATTATCCGGTGGCAACCAGTTTAGGACAAATATTATGAAGATTACCGGATTTGAGACGATACCGATCCAAGGGCGTGCGATGGTGCTGAAAATGTTCACTGACGACGGGATAATCGGTTACGGTGAACCCATGAACTACGAGCATTGGCGCGTTGTCGCCCAAGCCGTGGATGACATGGCGGAATACCTTGTCGGCAAAGATCCACTCCAGATTGAGGATCATTGGCAGGCGATGTACCGCTCAAGTTATAGCCGGAGCATGCCGATACTGATCGGTGCTTTGAGTGGCATTGAAATGGCGATGTGGGATGTATTTGGCAAAGTCACTGGGATGCCGGTATGGAAACTGTTGGGAGGTTCAGTACGGAATCGAATCCGCGTCTATACCGGTATAGGTGGCACAACACCTGAAGAATGTGCAGAGAGTGCCAAGAAAGCAGTCGCAGCAGGGTTCCGGGCAGTGAAGATGGGAGCTTCACCGCAACCTGTGCGGTTCGTGGACACACCAAAGATAATTGATACGATGGTGGCGCGGGTGGCGGCAGTACGAACAGCAGTGGGTGACGAGGTTGACATCGCTGTTGACTTGCATCGACGGTTAATCCCGACGATGGCGATGATTTTAGTAAAAGAATTAGAGTCCTTCCGATTGCTGTTCGCTGAAGAACCGTGTCATCCAGAAAACAACGAGCCGCTGCTGACACTCTCTCAATCAACGACGGTGCCGATCGCGACGGGTGAGCGACATTTGACACGCTGGGGTTTCCGAGAAATAATTGAACGCGAGATGTGCGCGATTTTGCAACCGGATATCCGGCACTGCGGTGGGATACTGGAACTAAAAAAAATTTCATCAATGGCGGAGATTCACAATATGGCAATCGCTCCGCACAACGCCGCCGGTCCTATCGGCGTCGCAGCATCGATACATGTGATGGCGACTGTGCCGAATTTGTTGATATGTGAGGGAGGACATCGACGCGGGGAAGGGCTGTTTTCGACCCCTCTGGTGTTCAGGGATGGATTCATTGAACTTCCAGCAGTTCCAGGGCTTGGCGTAGATATGGAGGATACTGCTATCGAAGCGATTCGAGATGAAACGTTTCGGTTGCGTGGAATGTTCTGGCACGCAGACGACGGGGCTTTCGCTGATTTTTAG
- a CDS encoding exo-alpha-sialidase, translated as MLSTENMGSVVVTPNQLSEMQASDYILHARDGVLNKVEVEKIRMPLDPQAHYQGLNLVLAPDGTIYAVQHTIISKSTDGGRTWEHLNRDPSAFGFNGWLLQANNQGQLINVRQQGEEQPTTVWVSDDEGETWEQTSEIDVAPFRKTVAGSSLTRLSDGTLLLPIKRRDDPFYDGTNPTYVFVSNDDGHTFSNCFFLSDYGNEVNIAELFPGRLLAVIRYQPGPPDQPHTNKTVFLADSTDKGATWTNLRQLTSVHGQCHGAAVGLSNNRAVVAYDHRYPRELGSGRAMVSDNNGESWSDEVYYLCHGHVAGFPRHISLDGEDILTFIGSCYGDVSKWENATGNSHFCIIRWQPV; from the coding sequence ATGCTATCAACCGAAAACATGGGAAGCGTTGTCGTCACGCCAAACCAATTGAGCGAGATGCAAGCGAGTGACTACATTCTACACGCCCGCGATGGTGTGCTGAACAAGGTAGAGGTGGAGAAAATCCGTATGCCTTTGGATCCACAAGCGCATTATCAAGGATTGAACCTCGTTCTGGCTCCCGATGGCACTATCTATGCGGTCCAGCACACCATCATCTCCAAGTCTACGGATGGCGGCAGAACCTGGGAACATCTCAACAGAGATCCGTCTGCTTTTGGGTTCAACGGATGGCTACTGCAAGCCAATAATCAAGGACAATTAATCAACGTAAGGCAACAGGGTGAAGAACAGCCAACCACTGTTTGGGTTTCTGATGATGAGGGGGAAACGTGGGAGCAGACGAGTGAAATAGATGTCGCACCCTTTCGGAAGACCGTTGCCGGTTCAAGTTTGACTCGACTGAGCGATGGCACACTGCTCCTACCGATTAAAAGGCGGGACGATCCGTTTTACGACGGAACGAACCCAACTTATGTCTTCGTTTCGAATGACGATGGACATACTTTCTCGAACTGCTTTTTCTTGTCAGACTACGGCAACGAAGTCAACATTGCAGAACTTTTCCCTGGAAGATTGCTTGCGGTTATTCGGTACCAGCCGGGACCACCAGATCAACCCCACACGAACAAGACCGTTTTCCTCGCCGATTCGACGGACAAGGGTGCCACATGGACAAACCTCCGCCAACTGACCAGCGTTCATGGACAGTGTCATGGTGCCGCGGTTGGGCTTTCTAACAACCGTGCTGTTGTCGCTTATGATCATCGCTATCCCCGCGAACTCGGCAGTGGCAGAGCAATGGTAAGCGACAATAACGGCGAAAGTTGGTCCGACGAAGTCTATTATCTCTGTCACGGACATGTCGCTGGTTTCCCACGACACATTAGTTTGGACGGAGAAGACATACTCACCTTCATCGGTTCCTGCTACGGCGATGTCAGCAAATGGGAGAACGCTACCGGAAACTCGCATTTCTGTATTATCCGGTGGCAACCAGTTTAG
- a CDS encoding methyltransferase domain-containing protein: MNIFDATRKHYNAAGVHPTTDPDDPRSHFAVERYENHLPKLIKPGMRALDLGCNAGRYTFAMEEMGAIATGIDFAEIPLRHAKKVAEKRRSQCQFNIGDITALPYKENSFDLALLPQNNVYLPYQALENLTVQLKWILSDNGIFVVIMHDTLVKRAGEAAFPERYDIQTGLVGGIRALPDKGVYANPTYFWTIAFARYIIEKHLPLEKVEQIEKNRFMLVFRNKKR; the protein is encoded by the coding sequence ATGAACATATTTGATGCGACTCGGAAACACTACAATGCGGCTGGTGTTCATCCGACAACCGATCCGGATGATCCGAGATCCCACTTTGCCGTTGAGAGATATGAAAATCACCTACCTAAACTGATAAAGCCCGGTATGCGTGCATTAGATTTAGGATGCAATGCAGGACGGTATACCTTCGCTATGGAAGAGATGGGAGCCATAGCAACAGGTATTGACTTCGCAGAGATTCCACTCCGCCACGCCAAAAAAGTCGCAGAAAAACGAAGAAGTCAATGCCAATTTAATATCGGGGATATAACCGCGCTACCTTACAAAGAGAATTCTTTCGACCTCGCGCTACTTCCGCAAAATAATGTTTACTTACCATATCAGGCACTGGAGAATTTAACAGTTCAGCTTAAATGGATTCTATCAGATAACGGTATTTTCGTTGTAATTATGCACGATACCTTGGTCAAGAGAGCAGGCGAGGCAGCCTTTCCAGAACGATACGATATACAGACCGGTTTGGTAGGAGGAATCAGAGCGCTTCCTGACAAAGGTGTGTACGCGAATCCAACGTACTTTTGGACAATTGCCTTTGCCAGGTACATCATCGAGAAACATCTTCCTTTAGAAAAGGTAGAGCAAATAGAAAAAAATAGATTTATGTTGGTGTTCCGAAATAAAAAGAGATGA
- a CDS encoding class I SAM-dependent methyltransferase, protein MFYCVLLCHLLYPIEVTSQCEGGPEKRIGYFTTLYRVRTSGKMTNFQDHIGFKLLNRFLKILALTEMSRWTLTMEIEFMKKENEVETGEWNRLVKDAYNSLEFLVTMYYLRKHLPETGKILDAGGGPGRYTLELCRAGYDVVLLDIDPTYTTFAEEKIKLEPKHVSDRLVAPIVGDIRDLSRFNTNDFDAVLCLGGPLTHINDETERTQATSELVRVAKPGAIVCIAVVGYLAMLRTVLSRFSYELITPPYSELIKEGKGNNLVGDSLWHFFRASELQQLAESCGLTTLEMVGCEGLSTGLPEVTNTVAEDPVKWERWIELILETATEPAIVDMAAHILYIGRVG, encoded by the coding sequence ATGTTTTATTGCGTTTTGTTGTGCCATTTGTTGTATCCAATTGAAGTAACCAGTCAATGCGAGGGTGGTCCTGAAAAGCGTATTGGCTATTTTACCACGCTTTACCGTGTGAGAACAAGCGGAAAAATGACGAATTTTCAAGACCATATAGGATTTAAGTTGTTGAACAGGTTTCTGAAGATCCTTGCCCTAACTGAAATGAGTCGCTGGACCCTGACGATGGAGATAGAATTCATGAAAAAAGAAAATGAGGTCGAAACTGGTGAATGGAATCGGCTTGTGAAGGATGCTTATAACTCGCTGGAGTTCTTGGTTACGATGTATTACCTTCGGAAACACCTTCCTGAGACAGGTAAGATCTTAGATGCAGGTGGCGGACCAGGGCGTTATACGCTCGAACTCTGTCGAGCAGGCTATGATGTCGTTCTCTTGGATATCGACCCGACATACACGACTTTTGCTGAAGAAAAAATCAAGTTAGAACCGAAACACGTTTCAGACCGATTGGTTGCGCCAATTGTTGGGGATATACGCGATCTCTCACGTTTTAACACGAATGACTTTGATGCTGTGCTATGCCTTGGGGGGCCACTAACACATATTAACGATGAAACCGAGCGAACGCAAGCAACCTCTGAATTGGTTCGGGTCGCTAAGCCTGGGGCGATCGTTTGCATTGCCGTTGTGGGGTATCTCGCAATGCTGCGGACGGTTCTCAGTCGGTTCAGTTATGAACTGATAACACCGCCGTATTCAGAACTCATAAAGGAGGGAAAAGGAAATAACCTTGTTGGCGACAGTTTGTGGCATTTTTTCCGGGCTTCTGAACTGCAGCAACTCGCTGAATCGTGTGGATTGACCACGCTGGAAATGGTGGGGTGTGAAGGACTCTCAACAGGATTACCCGAAGTTACCAACACGGTGGCAGAAGATCCCGTAAAGTGGGAACGTTGGATCGAGTTAATCTTGGAAACAGCGACAGAACCCGCTATCGTGGATATGGCTGCGCATATCTTATACATCGGTCGGGTTGGCTAA